The following coding sequences are from one Coffea arabica cultivar ET-39 chromosome 11e, Coffea Arabica ET-39 HiFi, whole genome shotgun sequence window:
- the LOC113717552 gene encoding lignin-forming anionic peroxidase-like translates to MAVNKFFGAISALSLLLLLSSFGCKAQLSPTFYDYTCPNALTTIRSTVRSAISCERRMAASLIRLHFHDCFVQGCDGSVLLDETPTIQSEKTSKANNDSARGFNVIEDAKTAVEKICPGVVSCADILAVAARDSSAAVGGPSWTVKLGRRDSTTASRSLADSDLPAPFHQLNTLISLFSNKGFTPREMVALSGAHTVGQAQCRTFRGRIYSNGADIDAGFASTRQRQCPSTGGDSNLAPLDLVTPNQFDNNYYKNLVQKKGLLISDQTLFNGSSTDTFVTEYSQNPQTFSSDFGAAMVKMGDLSPLTGQDGIIRRVCSAIN, encoded by the exons ATGGCTGTGAACAAATTTTTTGGTGCAATTTCTGCACTATCTCTACTGCTTCTTCTTTCGAGCTTTGGTTGTAAAGCACAACTTTCACCTACATTTTATGATTATACTTGCCCTAATGCTCTCACTACAATCCGTTCCACTGTCCGGTCAGCGATATCGTGTGAACGGAGGATGGCCGCGTCGTTGATTCGCCTCCATTTCCATGATTGCTTCGTGCAG GGTTGTGATGGATCAGTTTTGCTTGATGAGACCCCTACAATTCAAAGTGAGAAGACATCAAAGGCGAATAACGATTCTGCGAGAGGTTTCAATGTTATAGAGGATGCTAAGACCGCAGTGGAGAAAATATGCCCAGGAGTTGTTTCTTGTGCAGATATTCTTGCAGTTGCTGCAAGAGATTCATCCGCTGCT GTGGGTGGTCCTTCGTGGACTGTAAAGCTTGGAAGAAGAGATTCTACCACTGCCAGTCGTTCCCTAGCAGACAGTGATCTTCCTGCTCCCTTTCACCAGCTTAATACACTTATTTCCCTATTTTCAAACAAGGGTTTTACTCCGAGGGAAATGGTTGCCCTATCAG GGGCCCATACGGTAGGCCAGGCACAATGCCGTACATTCCGTGGAAGGATATACAGCAACGGTGCTGATATTGATGCCGGCTTTGCTAGCACCCGTCAGCGCCAGTGCCCATCAACCGGTGGAGACAGCAATTTGGCACCACTTGATTTGGTGACACCAAATCAATTCGACAACAACTACTACAAGAATCTTGTGCAGAAGAAAGGCCTTTTGATATCAGACCAAACCCTTTTCAATGGATCGTCAACTGATACATTTGTTACCGAATATAGCCAAAATCCTCAAACTTTCTCGTCCGATTTTGGTGCAGCAATGGTTAAAATGGGCGATTTAAGCCCCCTTACAGGTCAAGATGGGATCATTAGACGTGTTTGCAGTGCTATAAACTAG